CCCATTCAGATTAGTACTAATAACAGAACCAACACTGAAGAAATAATTTTTCAGTAGCAAACAAACACTACTGCAGCCGCTACTACTAGTCTACTACTGAAGAAATACTTGTTTTTCTCAGCCACTACTACTGCAACCAAACTGAACCAACTATGTTACTGAACAAGTATCATGAGATCAGGGAGATGCTATGCTACTGAACAAGTATCCAACCAGATCGAACTCAAGGTCAAAGAATGGGCTTACCATGATGGCGTCGACGGCTCGTGTTGCTCCGTGGAACCGTGCGTCGGCGAGCGCGACGGAGGGCGGAGCCGCGGATGTCAGCGAGTCGGTGACTCAACGGCGTGGAGGAAAGAGGGCGGAGCCGGAGGTCAGCGGCGATGCAGAGGACGGACGGCAGAGGTCAGCGTCACCGGTGTGCGCGATGGAGGACGAAGGGGAGATGGACGGACGCACGGAGCTTCGCCTGCTACGGAGCCGCGGAGGGGCCGGATCTGCGGAGCGCGGATGGATGCACCGGAGTATGACCTAGCTAAGCTAGGGCGCCGCCGCCACCCATATTGTGCTCTGTGCGGCTGGCCTCGGTCTCTCCTGTGCCGCTGTGCGGGTTGCGGCTCTGCGTGGTGACTGGTGAGCGTGAGGGACTTGTGAGTTGACCTAGGGCCATTGCCTATTGGGCCGGCCGACTGGGCCTGTAATTTTTTATGTTGTTGGGCTTTCGGTTTAGTTCGGTTTAACCGAATTTTTTCGGttttaaaccgaaaaaaccgaattgAGTATGGTTTTGGATTTTGCAAACTGAAACCATAACCAAAACCTAAAAAAACTGAATTTTGGGTTCGGTTTagttttttcggttcggtttttggTTTTCGGTTCGGTTTTGCACAGGGTGAccaggaaggcccaaccttggttttacatttgcctaacacctattatccttcccttgggtcggccaacccaagggtcatctttattttaaccccccgggccagtgcttctctaagtgttggtccgaaccgagctgcctgcggggccacctcggagaaacttgaggtttggttttactcgtagctagtctcatccggtgttgccctgtgaACGAGATATGTGTGACTCCTATCggaattgtcggcacatcgggtggctttgctggtcttgttttacaattgtcgaaatgtcttgtaaccgggattccgagactgatcgggtcttttcgggagaaggaatatccttcgttgaccgtgagagcttgtgatgagctaagttgggacacccctgcagggttttgaaatttcgaaagccgtgcccatggttatgtggcagatgggaatttgttaatatccggttgtagagaacttgacacttaacttaattaaaatgaatcaaccgcgtgtgtagccgtgatggtctcttctcggcggagtccgggaagtgaacacgattcttgtgttatgcttgaacgtaagtagcttcaggatcacttcttggtcacttATAGATTCTccaccgtgcgttgcttctcttctcactcttacttgcgtaagttagccaccatatatacttaGTGCTTGTTgccgctccacctcactaccctttcctacccataagtttaaatagtcttgatctcgcgggtgtgagattgctgagtcctcatggctcacagatacttccaaatagttgcaggtgccgatgataccagtgcagatgacgcaaccgagctcaagtgggagctcgatgaagatcttaatcattgttttgtgtcttttccgtttgatcagttgtggagcccagttgggacgatcggggatctatgcatttggagttgtcttcttttactttggttccatagtcggaccttgattgtattctggatgatgtatgtataacttgtattgtgtgaagtggcgattgtaagccaactctttatccctttctattcagtacatgggattgtgtgaagattacccctcttgcgacaaacctaccatgcggttatgcctctaagtcgtgccccgacacgtgggagatatagtcgcattgtgggtgttacaccgcTCCACATCAAACAACACACCCTCGCCTGCCTGctttgtcgccgccgccgccggccattTTTTCGGTAAAATGGATACATAGATAATTCTAGCGCACACAGATAAAAGAAACGACCACTACTCGTTGCTTTCTgactccgactcggtaatgtcctcctccaaCGTCTGAATATAGGCGTCAGCATGCTGCTCGTCTTTAAAGTCCCAACCCGACGTTTCTCATAGCTTCAGATTCAATTGAGCGGCCTGCTTCCGCGAATgcttgtcctcccgataggcggctcgctccatcCTCCTCGCGTCCCTCTCCAACCTCCTTTGCTTGTAGAACTGGCGTTCATCGACGATGTCATGCGGGAAGCATTCGCGCCACACCACCATGGCTTCCACGTCCATCgcggcgatggcgaggcgacgTTGCCTCCTCCGATggacacgacgatcctcgtcggtgaaaagccaCGGGAGAATCGTcagatcctgcgcccgctggctcgacacgtTGGAAAAATTCATATCCTCAcaaggcctcaggaggcgccacgccgccacgTCGTGCGCGGGGGCCGCCTCCTCCgtggtgtcgaaggtgccgaggatgagacGTTTCTCGTGAAACCAGATCTCGGAGGAGaaggcgccggagcggcgcttgcagactccgcgaaaatccgaagcgcccaggcggcggctcgacatggtggcgcagaggCGGCGAGGCTAGTGAGAGGGGGCGAGACGAGTGGGCGGCGGACAGAGTGTGGAGGGAGCGCCTTCTTATAACGAGCGCCGGCCGCGAAGCGCGCACGAACCTTTCCCGCGCGCTGGAGCGCCAAAACCAGTGCGCGCTAGGCCgctgcccccccccctcccgcGCACGAACCTTTCCCGCGCGCTGGAGCGCCCAAACTAGGGCGACGGCATGGCCACTGGCATGATCTAAAACACGCGCGGTCATCAAATGGGTCAGCCCGTTGGGTGCACTGCCGACCCAAAACTAAAAGTGGACGGACGCGGGCggccggccgacccaaacggacaaaaagcggacagaAACGCCGTCTGTTTGGGTCGacctgttggagttgctcttatattatggaatCGTCGAGGAAATTGCACAAACCACCTACTTTTGGTGCTAGTTTTGCATAGAACACCTATTTTGTGCAAAACTAGCACCAAAAGTAGGTGGTTTGTGCAATTTCCTCTGGGGTCGTCCCGTGGGTGGCCATATTTCATATTTTGACCCTTTTCTGAAAGTTAATCGAGATCTAACCctaatttgtaaaaaaaatccggatctgacccttttgctaccgtcaGGGTCCTTGGTGGTAGAAAACACCCCTACCATCAAACAGGCTGGCGGTAGGCTGTACAACCCTACCACCAAGATGCCCGGTGGTAGGTGCGAGCACGCTCTGTGTTTCATACTTAGGAAAAATTTAcggtagggcatgcaaccctacTGCCAAGGgccttggcggtaggctgttataccctatCGCCATGGACCTttacggtagcaaaagggtcagattccGAAAATTTTACAAACTAGGGTCAGATCTCGACTAACTTTCAGAAaatggtcaaaacacgaaatttagcctccATGGGTATGTAGTTTTGCATGTTGCAGCGAagcatctatatctatatctataccgatATAAAAAAACAAAGCGgtagatccaattaatctcggccatcaaatcatcTATACCAATGTAAAAAGACCCAAAGGGCAGATCCAACTGATCTCGGCCATCAAAttaagtcaatccaacgacctagactgctccaatggcgagcgttcaacgtgtttaacgtgcaattaatatcataccgAATATTACGCTAATCACAaaattaacacacaaataatagcatGCCTAATATCCGCatgcaattaatatattgcctaaatattaacGTGTGTTGCACGTGCGCATTACtagtgtcaatccaacgacctagactgcttcaatgtcgagcgctaaacacgtttagcgtgcagttaatttcatgccaaataatcacataataacacgcaaataatatactACTTAATatacgcatgcacttaatatacttccaaattaacgtgcattgcacgtacacattgactagtatgtGAAAACAACATTTGTAAGGTGTGACGGTTTCTTTTTAAGAGAAAAGAGAAAAGGATCAGATCTATTACAAAAGTTTACTAAAAGTACAAAGCATCTCAAgcgtaataaaaattacatcaagattTCAAACAACCTAACATCGCCAGAACAAGCGCCAAAAGCCAGCTAGACACCAATGTCTTCGCCTCCTCTCCGAGATCCGCCCGCTCCGATTGTCCCCCATGGTTGTGATCCCCGCCTCCGATCAAAACCCTCCTCCGCCATATTCTAGGTTCTCGAGGAAGAACACACATGCGGACAGATGGCATTTCTTGGTTTGGCCCGAATCGATTGATCGTCGGAAACATACAACGGTTGGTCTCATCCAGATGCGCTAACCAGAGACACCTCCTCGACGGGATTGTCTTCTTCCACTGAATGAACATCgtcgaaaagtaaaaaaaaatctaaaaaaatgtgAGCACCCGTATTAAGTTTAGGACTTTAACCCTGATAAACAGGTTTCACCACAAGAAAACTAACAATCTCAGCTTGTTGTCAGCTGAAAGGGCTATATCTGTAATTACATCACCTCGCTTATGTAGGGCGATGTCAGCGGCACACTGTATGCTGGTTGGGAAACTTCCCTGAGGACCTCGTACATGGTAGGTGGTCAACGATTAGGTACTGTATTTTGTGGAAGGAGGTCAGTGGAGAGTGGAGATTGGAGGGTCGGGGGCTTTAGGAACCTTCGTAGTTTGTAGGCATAGCAACACAAGTTACGCAATGCAACTTAAACTATCAACTATTCAGACGCTCGGCCGGACGGCAATTTATAGTTAAGGGCGTGGTGGCGCCTCTAAATTAACCAAACTCACGCTCTCCCGAGTCCCAACACCAATCAAGCACATTGTCATGGACGCTAACCGTGACTCCAGCCTCGCCACCGACGACGAGCTCCTCCAAGCGCAGGCCGAGCTGTGGAACCACGTCTTCGCGTACACCAAGTCTATGTCCCTCCGGTGCGCCGTCGAGCTCGGCATCCCCGACGCCGTCCACCGCCGCGGCGGCTCCATCACCGTGCCCGACCTCGTCGCCGAGCTCTCCCTGCCCCCCTCCAGGACGCCCTACCTGCGCCGCCTCATGCGTCTGCTCGCGCACGCCGGTTTCTTCGACGCCGGGCCAGCGCCAGACACCTACGGGCTCACCCTGCTCTCGCGCCTCCTCGTCTCGGCGCCCGGCGCGGGGCAGGGCCTCTCGCCGTTCGCGCTCGCCATGCTGCACCCGATCATCGTGTCCCCGTCCATGTCGCTGGCGGCGTGGTTCCGCGCGTCCGACGACGCGGCGCGCGTGCCGTTCGCGACCGCGCACGGCGGGCGCGAGTTCTACGCGGTGGCGAAGGAGAACCCGGAGTTCGGCGCGGCGTTCAACGAGGCCATGGCGTGCGACGGCCGCTTCGTGATGGACCTGATCGTGCGCGGCCACGGGCAAGACCTGTTCCGGGGGCTCGCCTCGCTGGTGGACgtcggcggcgggtccggcggcgcGGCCAGGGCCATCGCCGCCGCGTTCCCCCAGGTCAAGTGCAGCGTCCTGGAGCTGCCGCACGTCGTCGCGAGCGTCCCGCCGGGCGACGGGGGCGTGGATTTCGTCGCCGGGGACATGTTCGAGCGCGTCCCGAAGGCCGACGCCGTCCTCCTCAAGGTTAGGCCTAGGCACCTTCCTCGGATCATGGACGAACTTGACTGATCCATGACGTCGCGTTTACTTTGGGACTTTTGTTCGCAGTGGATTTTGCACGGGTGGGGGGACGAGGAGTGCGTGAAGATACTGCGGCGGTGCAGGGAGGCGGTGCCGGCCGGCGGCAGGGTGATCGTGATGGACCTGGTGGTGGGGTCGAGCCCGGCGGACGCGAGGGCCACGGAGACGCAGCTGCTGTGGGACGTGATGATGATGGGAGTGGTGGGGAGCCCGGAGCGGGACGAGCGCGAGTGGCGCAAGATATTCGACGACGCGGGATTCAGCGGCTACAAGATCCTGGCCATCCTCGGGATCCGGTCGGTGATCGAGGTGTACACTTAgatttccttctctctttttgtttGCGAGGAATCCTTGATTTCCTTTTGTCTCTGGTATTGTGCTCACTGCGAATGGACGCACTAGAGGGCCAAGGGGTCTATGGTGGCTTGTGGCGTTTTCTTTGACGAAAAAAAATCgacaaggaaaagaaaaagaaccaATCTATGATGGCAAAAGGGGCGCGCCGGCGGCTACATGGCATTTCAGAATATTTTTTTTCAGTTTCCTTCTGGATTTCTTTTGCGTTCCAGTGTTCCAGCAAAAACTGTCATTTGTCTGTGTTTAAAACTGTCATCATCGTGagtatatgcaaaaatgccatcatCTTCTCCTGCTTCTGCTATCAAATCTTGTTAGGAGCTGATCAAATTAACCTTTTATGTGCCATGCGAACAAATACTGATATTCGATGTCCCTATCATGCGGTATTTGATTAGACTTGTTGAAGGTCAAGAAACATGAGCATCAATGTCAAATTTAGCACTTGAACCCTGGTGGCAGTGATAGAGAGTGAACCAAGTATAAGAGGGGGTTGATTGCCCAATTAGTTAAGAAACAACCCCTCAGCCTTTGCTAACCCATGAAACAAGGCtaactaagagcatctacaaccgggcgCCCCAAACACTTCTCAAACGCTCGGGCGGACCGCCCGGTCACTGACCGATCATGAAATTTCAACCTAGTCGGGGCCCTCAAACGGGCCTTAGACgaccgggctgaccggcacccctcatatccaacccaaatataAGACGGATATGGGGGTGCCCGCCACGTCGGATCCAATAGCCCGCCCCATcccaaattgcaccaaatccacccTCCAGAGCTGCCGGATCCATTTAatctctcctctcttcttcctcctctgcatcGTTCGTCTCGCAGCTTCGCCGCCAGCTCCGGCAGAGCAGTCCGCTATCTCGTCCTCGACGTGGAGGACGCCGTCGCCGGCCTGGACAACACCACGGTACGTCCGGCAACTCTCTGGCTCCACCTTGTGCTTGATGTGTTCGACACATTGTCTGAccgattttttttgtgattttattAGGGAAAACGATGGATCCCGATGCCTTGTCGGACGAGGAGTATGAACCTACGAAGCTTGATCAAATGATTCAAGATGAGTTCTTCAATTCCTCGGATTCGGGCGAAGAAGTGGTCATGATCATGCTCATGAGAATGTAAGAGAAAATGGACCAACAAGTGGAGCATATTCTCAACTTCAAGGGCTCAATCAAAGGGAGAAGAGTGATCAATCGGGATAGGGTGTCTGGAGCAAAGCAACTGCACAGGGATTGCTTTGCTCCCAAGCCTATTTTCTCGGATGATCCATGGTTTTGTCGCCCTTTTCGCATGCGGAAACCATTGTTTTTGTGCATTgtggagggagtggaggcacaCGATGACTACTTCAAGCTCACAAGGGATTGCTGCGGACAACTCTCGCTCTCTGCCAAGCAGAAGTGCACGGCTGCTTtgaggatgcttgcacttggtactGCTGCAGATGCCGTTGGTGAGATGGTCAGGATGGGGGAGAGCACATGCCTGAAGACTACTGTCAAGTTTGCTCGTGCCGtgtgttggggaacacggtaatttcaaaattttcctacacacacgcaagatctatcatggtgatgcatagctacgagagggaagagtgttgtccacgtaccctcgtagactgtaagcggaagcgttatgacaacgtggttgatgtagtcatacgtcttcacgatccaaccgatcctagtactgaaagtacggcacctccgcggtctgcacacgttcagctcgatgacgtcccatgaactctcgatccagctgagtgtcgagggagagcttcgtcagcacgatggcgtgatgatgatgatgatgaagctaccggtgcagggcctctcctaagcactacgacgatatgaccgaggtggattatggtggaggggggcaccgcacatggctaagacaatgatcaacttgtgtgtctaaggggtgccccctccctcgtatataaaggagtggaggagggggagggccggccctctatggcgcgccctaggggagtcctactcccaccgggagtaggattccccccttccaagtaataggagtaggagagaaggaaggggaggagaggggaaaggaaaaggggggcacccaactcggattgggctaggggtcgcGCCTCCCACctttttcccttcctctcctctattccactaaggcccaataaggcccatatactcccgagggggtccggtaacctcccggtactccggaaaatgcccaaacttatccggaaccattccgatgtccaaatataggctttcatgttggggaacgtagtaatttcaaaattttcctatgcacacgcaggatcatggtgatgcatagcaacgagaggggagagtattgtctacgtaccctcgtagaccattcgcggaagtgttatatcaacgcggttgatgtagtcgtacgtcttcacgattcgaccgatcaagtatcgaacgcacgtcaccttcgagttctgcacacgttcaactcgatgacgtccctcgacactccgatccagccgagcttagtGGGAGAGTtcaatcagcacgacggcgtggtgacgatgatgatgttctactgacgcagggcttcgcctaagcaccgctacgatatgaccgaggtggattatggtggaggggggcaccgcacacggctaagagatccaaaggatcaattgttgtgtctttggggtgccccctgccccgtatataaaggagtggaggagggggagggccggccctctctatggcgcgccctaggggagtcctactcccaccgggagtaggattccccctttcctagtagaactaggaacccttccaagtagtaggagtaggagggaaggaaagggaagggaaaaggagaaggaaggaagggggcgtccccctccctagtccaattcggaccagcccatggggaggggtgcggccaccctttgaggcctttctctcctttcctgtatggcccattaaggcccaatacgaattcccgtaactccccggtatttccgaaaatacccgaatcactcagaacctttccgatgtccgaatatagtcgtccaatatattgatatttacgtctcggccatttcgagactcctcgtcatgtccccgatctcatccgggactccgaactccttcggtacatcaaaacacataaactcataatataaccgtcatcgaactttaagcgtgcggaccctatgggttcgagaactatgtagacatgaccgagacacgtctccggtcaataaccaatagcggaacctggatgctcatattggctcccacatattctacaaagatctttatcggtcaaaccgcataacaacatacgttgttccctttgtcatcggtatgttacttgcccgagattcgatcgtcggtatctcaatacctagttcaatctcattaccggcaagtctctttactcgttccgtaacacatcatcctacaactaactcattagttgcaatgtttgcaaggcttatagtgatgtgcattaccgagtgggcccagagatacctctccgacaatcggagtaacaaatcctaatctcgaaatacgccaacccaacaagtacctttggagacacttgtagagcacctttataatcacccagttacattgtgacgtttggtagcacacaaagtgttcctccggtaaacaggagttgcataatttcatagtcataggaacatgtataagtcatgaagaaagcaatagcaacaaactaaacgatcaagtgctaagctaacggaatgggtcaagttaatcacatcattctcctaatgatgtgaccgcgttaatcaaatgaaaactcatgtctatggttaggaaacataatcatctttgatcaacgagctagtcaagtagaggcatactagtgacactctgtttgtctatgtattcacacatgtattatgtttccgattaatacaattctagcatgagtaataaacatttatcatgatataagaaaataaataataactttattattgcctctagggcatatttcctttagtctcccacttgcactagagtcaataatctagttcacatcaccatgtgatttaataccaatagttcacatcaccatgtgattaacaccatagttcacatcgacatgtgaccaacatccaaagggtttactagagtcaataatctagttcacatcgctatgtgattaacacccaaagggtactaaggtgtgatcatgttttgcttgtgtgagaagtttagtcaacgggtctgccacattcagatccgtaagtattttgcaaatttttatgtcaacaatgctctgcacggagctactctagctaattgctcccactttcaatatgtatctagattgagatttagaatcatctagatcagtgtcaaaatctgcatcgacgtaaccttttacgacgaacctttttgtcacctccataatcgagaaacatatccttattccactaaggataattttgaccgttgtccagtgatctactcctagatcactattgtactccctttgccaaaaacagtgtagggtatacaatagatctggtacacagcatggcatattttatagaacctatggccatggcatagggaatgagtttcattctctttctatcttctgccgtggtcgggctttgagtcttactcagtttcacaccttgtaacacaggcaagaactctttctttgactgttccattttgaactacttcaaaatcttgtcaaggtacgtactcattgaaaaacttatcaagcgtcttgatctatctctataaatcttgctgctcaatatgtatgcagcttcaccgaggtctttctttgaaaaactcctttcaaacactcatttatgctttgcagaataattctacattatctcagatcaacaatatgtcattcacatatacttatcagaaatgatgtagtgctcccactcactttcttgtaaatacaggcttcaccgcaagtctgtataaaactatatgctttgatcaacttatcaaagcgtatattccaactccgagatgcttgcaccagtccatagatggattgctggagcttgcatattttgttagcacctttaggattgtcaaaaccttctggttgcatcatatacaactcttctttaataaatccattaaggaatgcaattttgtttatccatttgccagatttcataaaatgtggcaattgctaacatgattcggacatac
The Triticum dicoccoides isolate Atlit2015 ecotype Zavitan chromosome 3A, WEW_v2.0, whole genome shotgun sequence genome window above contains:
- the LOC119272529 gene encoding trans-resveratrol di-O-methyltransferase-like; amino-acid sequence: MARRRCLLRWTRRSSSVKSHGRIVRSCARWLDTLEKFISSQGLRRRHAATSCAGAASSVVSKGDVSGTLYAGWETSLRTSYMVGGQRLGRGGASKLTKLTLSRVPTPIKHIVMDANRDSSLATDDELLQAQAELWNHVFAYTKSMSLRCAVELGIPDAVHRRGGSITVPDLVAELSLPPSRTPYLRRLMRLLAHAGFFDAGPAPDTYGLTLLSRLLVSAPGAGQGLSPFALAMLHPIIVSPSMSLAAWFRASDDAARVPFATAHGGREFYAVAKENPEFGAAFNEAMACDGRFVMDLIVRGHGQDLFRGLASLVDVGGGSGGAARAIAAAFPQVKCSVLELPHVVASVPPGDGGVDFVAGDMFERVPKADAVLLKWILHGWGDEECVKILRRCREAVPAGGRVIVMDLVVGSSPADARATETQLLWDVMMMGVVGSPERDEREWRKIFDDAGFSGYKILAILGIRSVIEVYT